ATGATTACGGTCACTTCACCTAGCGGTAAAGTAGACGACTCGTCGAAGCGCTAAAATCATCACCCAGCGCTCTCAAGCGCTACGCGCCTCCCCACAAGTGACGTAGTCTCCTGACCGCATTTGCCCCATGAAACTCGCCACCCTCCGACTCACCAACTTCCAATGCTTCGGCCCCGAAACCCAGGAAATCTCCTTTGAAGACTCGACCACAATGATCATAGGGCCGAATGGATCGGGGAAAACCGCAATCCTTCAAGCACTCAGCCGCATGTTCGACGCGAACCCGGGACGACGAAGCGTTAAAGCTGATGATTTCCATGTGGGGATCGATGAAGAGGAGCCACCAGAAGAACGCAGCTTCACAATCGAAGCCGACTTCCTTCTGCCGGAGGCAGGAACCGACAGCGGCGCGAATGCGATTCCTCCATGCTTCAATCACATGAGGCTGGATGAGGCAGGAGAGGTTCTCAAAGTTCGCTTTCGATTGGCGGCGACGATGGGACCCAACGGAGACATCGCCGATTCTCTTTCTTACGTTGTCGGCAAGGAAGGCAATGGCGAGGACAAGATAAGGGGCGTCCCTCGTACTGACCGGAACAACATCGCGGTCTATTATCTGCCAGCTCGGCGCGATCCAAATGATCACATCCGCTCAAGCACCACTTCACTTCTGGGGCGCATCGTCCGGGCCGTAGATTGGCAGAAAGAGGCTGAGGATTACAAGGAATCCGTTTCCGAACTTCAGGCACTCATTGAGGCCAACCCTGCCGTGAAAGCCACCAGCAAAAGTATCTCGAAGAGCTGGGCGGCGCTTCACAAGGGAAGCCATTTCAAGGATGCCGCAATTACGTTCGGAGCGGACAGCCTCGAAAAGCTAATTCAGAACTTCTCCGTCCAGTTCAATCCGGCCCACGCTTCGAAGACCATCGACTATTCCCTCCTAAGCGACGGCCAGAAATCCTTGCTGTATCTGTCTCTCGTCTCGGCCTACATTGAGATTGGCCGCAAGGCTATGGCTCAGGAAACCGGTGAGGAACTGGGTATTGATCTGGACAAACTGAACCCCCCGGTTTTCTCGATCATTGCGGTTGAAGAGCCCGAGAACAGCTTGTCGCCCCACTACCTCGGGAGGATCAACAAGTTGCTCGCGAAAACCTGTTCGGCTACCGATGCCCAGGCTATCGTCACGACCCATGCTCCATCGATGCTCCGTAGAATAGAGCCGGAGCACATTCGCTTCGCCAGGCTCGGCACCGAGCGAACGGCTTCAGTGAAGCAGATTGAACTGCCTCCGGAGACTGAGATGGACGCCCACAAATTCGTCCGTGAGGGCCTCCTTTCCAACCCCGAAATCTACTTCGCCCGGATGGTGATTCTTGGCGAGGGAGCGAGCGAGGACATTGTGCTCCCCAAGCTCTTCGAAGCACGCAAGCTGCCGTTGGATGAAAACGGTATCGTGCTGGCTCAATTGGGCGGTCGCCACGTGAACTATCTCTGGAAAATTCTCTCGGATCTCAGAATTCCCCATGCGACGTTACTTGACCTAGACTTGGCCCGCTATCACGGAGGCTGGGGGCGCATCAAATACGCAAAGGATCAGTTGGCGAAGGTCGGAGTGGATGTCGGGAAGGCTACTTTGCCGAAATGGAATGCTTCAAGTCCACTTGGAAAAGATTCCGACTATGGACTGAAATGGTTGGGGTTCCTCGGAGATAAGGGGGTTTTCTTCTCACAGCCGCTAGACCTCGACTTTAGCATGAGTCAGGCATTCCCCGAATCATATGGACTGGACACCAGAGATCAAGAGCAACCGGATGACGTGACCATCAAGTCAGTTCTCGGGAACAGCCACGCCGACGATACTTGGTATTCCAAAACTCTAAAAAAGGGCTTCGATGATTATCACCGGCTGTTCAAGGTAGGCAGCAAACCGACAGCTCACATTGAGGCACTCTCAAACCTCGACCTTGATGAGATTGATGCGGATCTTCCCGAACAGTATCGCGAACTGATCGCCTATGTGTCAGAGAAACTGAAGGAGGTCTTTGAGTGATTCCTCCAGACTCATGGCGGCCCTCCAGTGGTCTGACGCTTGAGCCCAATGCACGCAGGGCAGTGATCTCCCAGGCGGGCTGCATTGCCCTTCTTGCTGGCCCCGGAGCTGGAAAGACCGAAACCTTGGCCCAGCGTGCCGACTTTCTGCTGCGGACAGGCGTTTGCCCTTACCCCAAGCGAATCCTTGCTATTTCATTCAAGAAGGACGCGAGCGAGAACCTCAAAGAGAGGGCAGCAAAGCGCTGCGGAAGGGAACTTGCTGCCCGTTTTGATAGCTACACTTTCCACGCTTTCGGGAAGCGGTTGATCGACATTTTCAGAACTGCGCTCAAGGGTCCGGATCAGTTGGATGAAGACTACACGGTGGGAGACCATCGGTTACCCCGAAGCCAGATCACATTCAAGGAAATGGTTCCGCTGGCAAATGAGGTATTGGACCAATGTGCTGCGGCCCGTAATGCGATCCGGTCAACCTACAGCGATGTGTTCCTCGATGAATTCCAAGATTGCACCGACGCCCAATACACTCTGGTATTGAATGCATTCCAAGGGAGCGGGGCAAGGATCATCGCTGTAGGCGACACCAAGCAGAAAATCATGGGCTGGGCGGGGGCGCTCGAAGGGATCTTTCTCAAATTCGAAGAGGACTTTCGGGCGACCCCACTCAATCTCTACCAGAACTTCCGTTCCCTTCACAGGATCCGGAGGGTTCACAACCGGATGGTTCGCGACATTGATCCGGAAGCGGCTGTCCCCGATGATCAGATCGCCCTCGACGAAGGCGAGGTTGCGTGGGAGTCATTCGACGACGACGAAGCGGAAGCGGAATGGGCTGCGGACTCGATCCTGCTGTGGAATGAGCAAGGTGTTCCTTTTTCCCAAATTGCGTTTCTATGTAACAACCAGCCTCATCTCTACGCCCTCAAGATCATGAGCGTGTTGAGTGAACACGGGATTCCATTCCGCAACGAGCAGGAGATTCAGGATCTTAGTGCGGAGCCTCTTTTTTGCCTCATTGTGGATTTTCTTCTCGTCCTCCTCGGGGATGCCGAGCCTGATGCCTGGGAAAGGCTGCAGGGGATTCTCGGCGATGAATCGGGGGAGGGCTCTTCAAAGTTGAGAGATTGGGACCGCTTTCTTCGCAGTGGAAGAAGTGAAATTCGGAAGACTCGTACATTTCGGAAGGGGTGGACTTTGATTGAGGCCATGCTCATGAAACTCGGGACTGAGGCTATCAGAAGTCTTTCGCATGACTATGAGAACGAGGCACGCAGGACTGAGATCCTCGGAAATATCAAAGCTCACATCGAGACAGGCTTCGACAACAATGCCGATCCCTTGGAATCCCTTAAATCCATCGGCGGGGTTGACGCGGTCAGAATTCTCACGATCCACAAGTGCAAGGGGTTGGAGTTTCATACGGTCATTGTGCAAGGGGTTGAAACACAGACTTTCTGGGGTGAGGAGGAGGCAGCAGGATGCGCGTTTTTTGTGGCCATTTCGAGAGCCAGAAAGCGTCTCGTGACGACGACCTCTGAGTTCCGGGAAAAGCTTCCGGGAGCCAACCGCTATTGGAGTCAACAGCGGACTCCGCACCAACGGTTCTTGGGATACGTGGAATCGGAGGCCGGAGGAACTCTTTGAATCAGCACGCCAGCAGGTTAAACTAGTTGCTAAATTTCTCTTTACTGCTCTACAACGGAATAAATAACCTTCCAAGTTTATGATAGAAGTCGGCAACTAGTCATGAGTGATCCAGCGCTGATATATACCGATATCTCGCAGCCTGCAGACAAGGCAGGGACCCATGTGCTCATCATCGGAGTGGGGGACTACCTATTCGGCAAGGGCAAGGCGGAAGTCACGTCGGTGGGTGATGATCTCCAGCAACTGAGTTCACCGCCCATCTCCGCGCGCGCCATGGCGGACTGGTTCATCAAACACTATCGCAACACCGCCAAGCCTCTAGCCAGCGTGGCGATGCTGCTGTCTGAGAGTCCGGATGCAGATTATCAAGTTCCCGGGCAGAGTGACTCCGGGCAGAGTGACTCTGCCCCCCCCGGCCTCGTGCGCGTGCCCCGGGCCAATCTGGCAAACGTGGTCGAGGCCACCAAGGCGTGGGTGGAGCAGCTGAAGAGTAACAGGGATCACATGGCCGTCTTCTATTTCTGCGGGCATGGTTTTTCCGCAGGGGATCACGCCTCACTGCTGCTGGAGGATTTCGGCAAGACAGGCGGCGAGTTGGAGGCTGCCATCGACCTCACCAAGTTGTGCGCCGTTATGAAAAACTCTCCGGCGATCCAGCAGGTTTTCCTTCTGGATTGCTGCCGAAGCGACGTCGACCGTAAGTATGAAGGCAATGTCCCCATCGGCTCGGGCATGGTGAGCATCCTCAAATTTGAGCGTGGTCACTCCTCCGCACCTCAACAGTTTGTACTGTTTCCGACAATCGATGGGGCGGAAGCTTTCGGAGTCAAAAACAAGGTCAGTGTCTTTAGCAAGTCGATACTGGACGCACTGAGCTTCGCCGCCGCCGATGCCAAGACAGGACCCTGGAAGACGACGACTGGCAATCTGCTGACTGAAGTGACCCGCTTGGTAAATTTGCGCCTGCCGCCTCAGTTTCTCGATCGAGGCAAGCCGAATGCGTTGGACGCCTCCTCTTTTGAGTTCAACGAGATCGACATTCCTATCGTGACCCGCTCCTTCGTCACACTGTCAGACCTCGGCGCGTGGAAAGCTGCCGAACTGCAATGCGCGCACGGAAAAGGCACCGAGCCTACCCAGAGCCAGCGTGGCTCGGACAGCGGTGTGGAGAACTGCTGCAAGTTCGATCTTTCCTCCGATACATGGCTGTTCAGCGGTACTCTGCCTCCAGATCAATCCCTAACTATTTCACCCCAGACGCGGTACCTGACTCCGCCGGTGGCCTATGTGACCTTGAAAGTGCAATGAAAACCCGCCTCGACATCCAAGTGCGGCAGCCCTTTGCCGAAGGCAGCATTCAGACGGCCGCCGTGGCGAAGGTCCGTCGATTGACCACTGAGAAAAGCAAGCCGGTCAAGCGCTGGTGGCAGAAGGAAAAACCGGTTGGTATCGAGGGCGGGGATTCGCAGGACGAGCGGTGGACAAGCTTTGACTTGCCCGGTGGCGGTTATTACCGCGTAACAATCATTCTACCCCGAGGTGAGGGGATTGAGCGGGAGTTTCTCGTTAAGAAGGGAAATATCCATCATGAGTCGATCAAGATGGATGTTTCACCGCACGAATACCTTGGTTGGCAACAGTTCGCTGGAATCGTGCGGGCCAAGCCGCATACGTCTCGCGTAGTAGCCGGCAGTATGGGTTTAGAGTCCACGCATGAGTCCACCTTGCTGGAAAAGGGAATGTTGCGCATGGCGCATCACCGCGAGAATATACCTCAAGGGCCTCCCTCCGTGTCTGGTGTATTCTTGTGGGAAGGCATAAATGCTTGGAGAGCCTGGGATAACTTGGGCCCTTATTTCCCGATGCATACTTTGGATTGGGCTGCGCAAAGCGATTCTGAGTACGTGACGTGGTCTCCTGACATGCCGACATATGAGCTGGGCGCGCATCTTGTGGATAACTTGCGTCATTGGCATTATCACCACCATTTGCCTAGGTCTTTTCATTTCCCACGCTGGGTGCTGTTTGAGATTGGCGGACAACGGACCTTGGCTTCGGTCCCTTGGGCGTGGTGGGGGAACAACCCGCGTGATAAAACCGAATCAATTCGGTTCGTGTATGACCGAACAAGACAGAGCCCCTTGGGCGAGGAACGGCCCGGTCACCTTACACTCAGTGTCCAGGATAAGCAATGGTTTGGACTGCTTGAGTTCCTGGGTTCAGGGCGCCTGAATCAGGCGGACGGGATGATCGACAAAGTTCTGAGTCGAGAGAACCCGGAATATGCTCTTTATGGCAAGGTCAAAGGTCCCCTAGTCGCAGTCGCGGGAGGCATTATTTCGATTGCCCGTTGTCAGAGTACCCAGCAGCAGACTTGGGACCCTTGGTTAGACAATCTGGCAAACTGGTTCCCCCGCATCCCCGATGGTCCCATCTTACTGGGGTGCCGCCGTGCGGCGAAGGCGCAGAATCTTGAGCAGTTGCAGGATGCCTTCCGACGAGTTGAGGAAGGCGTTTACCGCGGTATCCCCTTCTTTTCCGCTAGTATCGCCATGACGAACCGCGCCTTGGCCCAGATGAGTGACGTGATCCCTGAAGCCGAAAAACTGCGGCGTTTCATCGCACCTGTCACCGCCCGTATTGATCCTGGGCAACCCTTCACCGTGATTAGTCTCTCTTAGAACTCAACTCCGACTCCATGACTTTCCGACTGACCATGCTGCCTGCCAAAGATGGTGATTGTCTCCTGCTGACCTGGGGGCGGAGCACTGAATTGCACCATCTTATCGTCGACCTCGGCCGTGAGGGAACCTACCGTGCGGTAAAGGATCGATTGGTGGGACTGTCAAACATTGAGCTCTTTGTCATGTCGCATATTGACGCCGATCACATCGCAGGAGCTGTTCCGCTGGTGAAGGAAGCCGCTGCTCCCTTTGCTCCAGCCCGAGTGTGGTACAATGCGCGACCCCAGTTGCAGGCGGCTCATCACCGTCAGTCGGTCTTGGAGGCGTTTGGTGCCCGCCAGGGAGAGAAGCTCGCACGCGGCATTGTGAATTTTGGCTGGCCGTGGAATGCGGAGTTTGCCAGCGAAATCGTATCTGTTGACAGCCCTGAAGCCCAGGAACCCATCTCTTTGCCGGGCGGACTCACAATCCGCCTACTATCACCTCGCGATGAGGATTTGGTTGCCCTCATTCCGGTGTGGGATGGGGAGCTGGAGAAGGAGGGGCTCCGCAGTTTTGATCCGGACAGGGATGACGATCCGCTCAGTGATGAGTTCGAACCATTCGGAGGCGCTCCTGAAGTCGAGTCGCTGGCAGAGGCGTCTTATCAACGGGACAAGACTAAGCCCAACGGCACCTCTATTGCCTTCATCGCTGAGTTTGAGGGCAAGCGTGTTCTGCTGGCAGCAGATGCCCATTCGGAAGTGCTGGAGGCGGCACTCAGGCCGCTCGCGGAAGCAGAGGGCGGGACCTATCGAGTGGATTTGCTCAAAGTTAGTCATCACGGATCAAAGGCCAACACCTCCAAAGACTTTCCGCGGTTGATCGACTGCATCCGGTTTGCGATCTCGACCGATGGCTCACGCCACCATCATCCCGACGCTGCATTGATCTCGCGTTTCCTCGCCGCGGATCCTGCCCGCCCGAAGAAGTTCTACTTCAACTATCGGCAGGATAGCACCGACATCTGGGACAGCGCTGCCTTGAGAGGAGTATGGAACTACGAAGTGGAGTATCCGAGCGACGACGAAGACCATGCAATGAATGGAACGCTGACTATCGACTTATTCTCCTGAATATGCGTGCACCGCTTGGTTTATGAAGAAGGCCCGCAAAGACATGGACGTATTCATATAGCGTCGCGCAAAGGTTTCTCCAGTGGAGGTCAGGGCTGCAAAACTTTACCTCTCAAACGCAGACACTGAAAGTTCCTGCAACCGTCCGCGAATGCGTTGACAAATGCCTGATCGCTTCCCAAAAGGCTGAGGCATCCATGCGACGTTGCCATGACTTCCCGCCTCCCCTGAAAGCACAGTAGACTCGGGAGCAAATCGCTTGATACCTCAGGGGTTCGTTTCCAGATTTTTTCTATCGTGAATCTGCCGCCTTAGGAACTCCAGTACTGTATGGGAAAGACTTCCCAATTCCATCGTTCCACCAATCCCTGAGACGCATGAAACACACGTGCGGGACGGAGGGACCGGAGTTTCCGCCCAATGTCCCTAGTCTGCACCGCCCGACGCGGAACGATTCATTTCAACTGCTCAACCCATGCCGCTCGCAGTCCGCCCGCATCCGTTGGAACGCTTCCGCCCGTTCGGAGGCAGGAGACTGGGCGACGTCCATCAACTGGCGGACGCTGAAAGCCATGATGATTGCGGGGGCGGTGAGATCCGCGAGGTAGTCCTGTGCGTCCTTGGGCAGATGTAGTAGGTAGAACATCTGCGTCATTCGCGCCTTGCTAAGTCCCTCTTTTTCACCAATTTGCACTTTGGTCAGCACCTTATCTTCGTCCAGACGCCGCTGCCAGTCGAACACTCTCCGGATGGGATGCCGCGCCACTTCGTCATTCTCCTGCGCGGTGTCGTCCGAAGGCTAGCCCCGCGCCGTGGATTTGAGAGAACTTGATCGGGTCTACCACGAAAGGATGCAGATGGTGCCGATAGTAGGGGAGGCCCAAAACTAGCTGACCCAGAAGGAAGTTCGTAAAGTGTGCTCGCCCGCACCGCTGTTTGTTCCCAAATGGGAGCAAGTATTTAATTGAGTTGAATGACTCACCCGAGCCCGATTATCCTCCCCGTGGCTTCGTCCGTCAGATTGGCGTCGACTCAAATGGCTGATGAGCCGACAGGGTGTCAATCATCCCTAGGCACGTCTGTCGGTCCAGAAGAAGCCAAGGTTCTCAAAATCCATGATCATCTGGCGCACCTCTGCACCGACCATCTTGATACATCCGCAATCGCGATAACTGCCTTCGCATTTACTACAGGTGCTCTCCTTGATGATCGTGGACCTCGCTACTACCAGACCCTTTTCCTCAAGCAAAAGGATAGCCCGCTCAATCGAAGGGCAGCTTTCAGAATCCGAAATATCGTAATCACTCGATTCGAGGAATTTGCGGTCGATAGTCAGGAGGCCCGACAGCTTGATCATGTTCTCCATGGGTGGGACATCGGTGGCGTCAGGAAACTCAACGGCCAGCCAATTGCCAGCGGCGTCAGCCCACGTCCCCACAGCATCCAGCATCCACACTCTCCGGAAGCCGAGCGCATTTCGACTGCAGCCAAGCTTTCCCGCACATGAAGTTTGAATGTAAGGTCCGTATTTGCACAAGCTACTGTGGTTTTGCAGAAGCATCTGTTTGTGCGCTGCCAGAGCGACTGCAGCACTGGCGGACGAGGATGATGTCTGGTTCACAGCATTGGTGATTCGTGCAGTGAAAAAGCGATGACCAACCTGTAGGAGTAAAATTCATCTTCTAAATCATGGCGCGACGACTTCCGCTGCAGAGCTCTACCGGGAACCGCCGGTGCGGAGTTGGGTGACTCAGACAATACCGCGTTTGGAAGGTGCGAGGGATGCGTTTTTTTGCAAAAAAAGTTGTTCTCCATAAGGTTTAGGTGCTTTATGAGCTTATCATTATACATTGGTTTTGAGGTCACCAATTCAAACTCCGGCGATGTGACCTTAGCCGACCCCAACGATTTCGGTTTGCCATTGGATATACCCGTATTGGTATAACATTTCCTAGATCGTATCGAGGGATTTTCTCGTTCGCCATTCGCTTGCACCTTATACCTTGATGCGAATACCATCGTTAAAAAACCTATCAACGATCTGTTTTCTCTATTAAACAGATTTGACTTTGTTGCAGCCGCCGGTCCAGTTACTCAGGCTCCAATAGGGGAAAAAGATCCTATTCGAATGATTCCTTCGTGTTTTCCAGAATTCAACGCAGGTGTTTTATTATTTAAAAAGAATCAAAGAGTAGATCATCTGCTAAGGAGTTGGTATGAGTGCTATCTAAATAATAAAGATTCGTTATTTCGTCCCCATCTTAAAGGGGGGGATCAGGTTTCTCTAAGATACCTGTTGTGGTGCATGAAAGACCTCATTTTCGGCACTTTTTGTCATAAAAGCACCCCGAATCTTTATAACTTCAGATGCAATCCTCAGAGGACGTTTCATTTTGATGAAGAAATTGTCATCCAACACGGCCGATTCAATCAAAATAGTAAAAACAAATTTGAGGAATTAAATATTTCCACGGATCAATGTTTTCCAATTCATACAGGATTCGGCAGACGCATTATGAGAGAAGTGCGCTCGGTTATTAACAAGGACGTCAATTGGATGGACTATGGATCATGGAATCGTTCGCTTTGGGGCTACGGAATTCCTGAAAGTGCTCTTAAACATGTTAATAGCATTATTGGGCAATCTGTTATATACACGGATCTATTTTGTTTGCTTTCATTGAATCTAAGCTCCGTGCGGTATCTTGAAATTGGTGTGTCAGCAGGGAAAAATTTACTGACAATGTTGAATTTTCTTGGTTCGGCAAAAATTGTCGGTTTAGATGTAGAGGAAATGAGTGGCCGGTTGAGGGCTTTGTGTGAAGGAAGTTCCCTAGGCGTCCCTGAAGGGGAAGCTACGTCATTCAGAGATTGGAGAGGAAATGAGAACTCCATTTCATCGGGAAGAGAAGATTTCGCCACTGATTCTCGGGGGAATGAATTTTCCTATGTCAGAGGAGACAAACTCAAGCCAGGAACTTGGAACTTACTTGGGGGAATGAAATTTTCGCTAATTTTCTCAGATGCGTTGCATGTTCCCAAATCGATCATATCAGAGTTGGATTTTATAATTAAGAATGAAATGCTCTCTAATGAGCTAATTTATGTATGGGATGACGTGTCTATAGGGCAACTGGCCCCTTTAAGAAAATCGGCTGCTAAATTATTTGATCTCTACAAAGGGATGGACCCAGTATTGGTGTTCACTAACATTAGGGGCACGTATGGACCACCAAGAAGAATCGCAATTTTCTGTTCGGACAGGGCGTTGATGCCGACGCGGTTACAACTATAGATCTCGAGTAAAATGGATTTTCGGAACTGTGCACAATGTTTCCCGACAAGCTTAGTTCAACGAGAAAAGAATGCTTGTCCATTTCCCTTGTCCCTAAACCACTTGGTTATTACCGTCTTTTTCCCCGATACAATCTTGGTTCCCTCATGAATAGAGTAGGGATTCACTGATCCGTCTGATCGCAAGTTGTTCCAAGCGATCGCTGTTCCGACATCACATGGAATATTGATGTCTAATGCTGAAAAATAGGTGAATCCACCAGCGTTGGGTTTCGACAGGTAGATCATAAACGTCCATGTTCGTTGACCTTTCTCATTAGCATGCTGCTTAAACTCCTCTGTGCGGGGTTCAAAATAGTCCGTGTGCAGTTTAAATTGCTGTCCTTCTGAATACATTTGCCCTTGAATTGGCTCTGAGTAGTCCG
The Phragmitibacter flavus genome window above contains:
- a CDS encoding ATP-dependent nuclease; this encodes MKLATLRLTNFQCFGPETQEISFEDSTTMIIGPNGSGKTAILQALSRMFDANPGRRSVKADDFHVGIDEEEPPEERSFTIEADFLLPEAGTDSGANAIPPCFNHMRLDEAGEVLKVRFRLAATMGPNGDIADSLSYVVGKEGNGEDKIRGVPRTDRNNIAVYYLPARRDPNDHIRSSTTSLLGRIVRAVDWQKEAEDYKESVSELQALIEANPAVKATSKSISKSWAALHKGSHFKDAAITFGADSLEKLIQNFSVQFNPAHASKTIDYSLLSDGQKSLLYLSLVSAYIEIGRKAMAQETGEELGIDLDKLNPPVFSIIAVEEPENSLSPHYLGRINKLLAKTCSATDAQAIVTTHAPSMLRRIEPEHIRFARLGTERTASVKQIELPPETEMDAHKFVREGLLSNPEIYFARMVILGEGASEDIVLPKLFEARKLPLDENGIVLAQLGGRHVNYLWKILSDLRIPHATLLDLDLARYHGGWGRIKYAKDQLAKVGVDVGKATLPKWNASSPLGKDSDYGLKWLGFLGDKGVFFSQPLDLDFSMSQAFPESYGLDTRDQEQPDDVTIKSVLGNSHADDTWYSKTLKKGFDDYHRLFKVGSKPTAHIEALSNLDLDEIDADLPEQYRELIAYVSEKLKEVFE
- a CDS encoding UvrD-helicase domain-containing protein, coding for MIPPDSWRPSSGLTLEPNARRAVISQAGCIALLAGPGAGKTETLAQRADFLLRTGVCPYPKRILAISFKKDASENLKERAAKRCGRELAARFDSYTFHAFGKRLIDIFRTALKGPDQLDEDYTVGDHRLPRSQITFKEMVPLANEVLDQCAAARNAIRSTYSDVFLDEFQDCTDAQYTLVLNAFQGSGARIIAVGDTKQKIMGWAGALEGIFLKFEEDFRATPLNLYQNFRSLHRIRRVHNRMVRDIDPEAAVPDDQIALDEGEVAWESFDDDEAEAEWAADSILLWNEQGVPFSQIAFLCNNQPHLYALKIMSVLSEHGIPFRNEQEIQDLSAEPLFCLIVDFLLVLLGDAEPDAWERLQGILGDESGEGSSKLRDWDRFLRSGRSEIRKTRTFRKGWTLIEAMLMKLGTEAIRSLSHDYENEARRTEILGNIKAHIETGFDNNADPLESLKSIGGVDAVRILTIHKCKGLEFHTVIVQGVETQTFWGEEEAAGCAFFVAISRARKRLVTTTSEFREKLPGANRYWSQQRTPHQRFLGYVESEAGGTL
- a CDS encoding caspase family protein; this encodes MSDPALIYTDISQPADKAGTHVLIIGVGDYLFGKGKAEVTSVGDDLQQLSSPPISARAMADWFIKHYRNTAKPLASVAMLLSESPDADYQVPGQSDSGQSDSAPPGLVRVPRANLANVVEATKAWVEQLKSNRDHMAVFYFCGHGFSAGDHASLLLEDFGKTGGELEAAIDLTKLCAVMKNSPAIQQVFLLDCCRSDVDRKYEGNVPIGSGMVSILKFERGHSSAPQQFVLFPTIDGAEAFGVKNKVSVFSKSILDALSFAAADAKTGPWKTTTGNLLTEVTRLVNLRLPPQFLDRGKPNALDASSFEFNEIDIPIVTRSFVTLSDLGAWKAAELQCAHGKGTEPTQSQRGSDSGVENCCKFDLSSDTWLFSGTLPPDQSLTISPQTRYLTPPVAYVTLKVQ
- a CDS encoding ComEC/Rec2 family competence protein, coding for MLPAKDGDCLLLTWGRSTELHHLIVDLGREGTYRAVKDRLVGLSNIELFVMSHIDADHIAGAVPLVKEAAAPFAPARVWYNARPQLQAAHHRQSVLEAFGARQGEKLARGIVNFGWPWNAEFASEIVSVDSPEAQEPISLPGGLTIRLLSPRDEDLVALIPVWDGELEKEGLRSFDPDRDDDPLSDEFEPFGGAPEVESLAEASYQRDKTKPNGTSIAFIAEFEGKRVLLAADAHSEVLEAALRPLAEAEGGTYRVDLLKVSHHGSKANTSKDFPRLIDCIRFAISTDGSRHHHPDAALISRFLAADPARPKKFYFNYRQDSTDIWDSAALRGVWNYEVEYPSDDEDHAMNGTLTIDLFS